One Candidatus Neomarinimicrobiota bacterium DNA segment encodes these proteins:
- a CDS encoding AAA family ATPase codes for MGKVIAIANQKGGVGKTTTAVNVAAGFGVTEVKTLLIDIDPQANASSGLGVDVANVNNTIYEALIDELDLEEAITETEIPYLDLVPANPRLVGAEVELVSMLTREKVLDKALENFRDKYDYIFIDCPPSLGLLTINSLTAADSVLIPIQCEYYALEGLSQLLNTIRLVQKNLNKDLEIEGVVITMFDSRLNLSKQVAEEVRSYFKDKVYETVINRNVRLGEAPSFGKPIILYDATSTGAKNYMDLVEEILNDDE; via the coding sequence ATGGGAAAAGTTATAGCCATTGCCAATCAGAAGGGCGGGGTCGGTAAAACGACTACGGCAGTAAATGTTGCAGCCGGATTTGGAGTGACGGAGGTTAAAACCTTGTTGATCGATATTGACCCGCAGGCGAATGCCTCATCCGGATTAGGTGTAGACGTGGCCAACGTGAACAACACTATATACGAGGCGTTAATCGACGAATTGGATTTGGAAGAAGCGATTACAGAAACGGAAATTCCCTATTTGGATTTAGTCCCGGCCAATCCCCGCTTGGTCGGAGCCGAAGTGGAACTTGTCAGTATGTTGACGCGAGAAAAAGTACTGGATAAAGCACTGGAGAATTTCCGGGATAAATACGACTATATTTTTATAGATTGCCCGCCATCACTAGGGTTGTTAACCATTAATAGTCTGACGGCCGCTGACAGTGTACTTATTCCGATTCAATGTGAATATTATGCGTTAGAAGGACTGAGCCAGTTGTTGAATACCATCCGACTGGTGCAAAAAAATCTGAACAAGGATTTGGAAATCGAAGGTGTTGTCATTACCATGTTTGACAGCAGGCTGAATTTGTCGAAACAGGTGGCAGAGGAAGTCCGGAGTTATTTTAAAGACAAGGTGTACGAGACGGTGATTAATAGAAACGTCCGGTTAGGGGAGGCGCCATCGTTCGGAAAGCCAATTATTTTGTACGATGCAACGTCAACGGGCGCAAAGAATTATATGGATTTGGTTGAAGAGATTTTAAACGATGACGAGTAA
- the atpA gene encoding F0F1 ATP synthase subunit alpha, whose protein sequence is MEIKAGEITSLLKQQIESFDVSMDVDEVGEVISVGDGIARVYGLENVMSSELVQFPNDVVGMALNLEEDNVGVVLFGESRLVSEGDTVKRTGRVVEIGVGEEVAGRVINPIGRPLDGKGDIQFTEQRAVERKAPGVMVRQPVKEPLMTGLKAVDSMIPIGRGQRELIIGDRQTGKTAIGVDTIINQRDTDVYCIYVAIGQKASTVAQVVKVLEDNGAMDYTTVISASASEPAPLQYLAPFAGATIGEYFRDNGKHALIVYDDLTKHAWAYRQLSLLLRRPPGREAYPGDIFYLHSRLLERASKLEEKYVIVEKGTESAEEGVNGKEYRKHIEESAEQLEKDLEELGTDKHDVVKTPKSGGSLTALPIIETQQGDVSAYIPTNVISITDGQIYLVPDLFYSGQRPAIDVGISVSRVGGNAQVKAMRQVSGSLKLDLAQYRELESFAQFGSDLDKSTRQQLNRGERLYEILKQKQYAPLPMPKQVVIIFAGTEGYLDQLSMEQVGEFEPEFLQYIEAQHADILEQIEEEKILSDDLKSKLGGIVEKFIETFKVEEEAV, encoded by the coding sequence ATGGAGATTAAAGCAGGCGAAATCACGTCGTTGCTCAAGCAGCAGATCGAGTCCTTCGATGTGAGCATGGACGTGGATGAAGTCGGTGAGGTGATTAGCGTGGGGGACGGTATCGCCCGCGTGTACGGACTTGAAAATGTAATGTCCAGCGAACTGGTGCAATTCCCCAATGATGTGGTGGGAATGGCGCTGAACCTGGAAGAGGACAACGTCGGAGTCGTCCTGTTCGGCGAAAGCCGGCTGGTCAGCGAAGGCGATACGGTCAAGCGAACCGGCCGCGTGGTCGAGATTGGCGTCGGCGAGGAAGTCGCCGGCCGCGTGATCAACCCGATTGGCCGACCACTGGATGGCAAAGGTGATATCCAGTTTACCGAACAGCGTGCCGTGGAACGGAAGGCGCCGGGGGTGATGGTGCGCCAGCCGGTGAAAGAGCCGCTGATGACCGGACTCAAAGCTGTTGACTCTATGATTCCGATTGGCCGGGGTCAGCGGGAGCTGATTATCGGTGACCGCCAGACCGGAAAAACCGCCATTGGCGTGGATACCATTATCAATCAGCGCGATACGGACGTCTACTGTATTTACGTAGCCATCGGTCAGAAAGCCTCCACCGTGGCGCAGGTGGTGAAGGTGCTGGAAGATAACGGCGCCATGGATTACACCACCGTGATTTCTGCCAGCGCTTCGGAACCGGCCCCGCTGCAGTATCTGGCCCCGTTTGCCGGCGCAACCATCGGCGAATATTTCCGGGATAACGGCAAGCACGCACTCATCGTGTACGATGATTTGACCAAGCACGCATGGGCGTATCGACAGCTCTCGCTGTTGCTCCGGCGTCCTCCGGGGCGTGAAGCGTACCCCGGCGATATCTTTTATCTCCATTCCCGTCTGCTGGAACGTGCATCCAAGCTGGAAGAGAAATATGTAATTGTTGAGAAGGGAACGGAGAGCGCTGAAGAAGGGGTCAACGGTAAGGAGTACCGCAAGCACATCGAAGAAAGTGCCGAACAGCTGGAAAAAGACTTGGAAGAACTCGGTACCGACAAGCACGATGTGGTTAAAACACCGAAGAGCGGCGGCTCACTGACGGCGCTGCCGATTATCGAAACTCAGCAGGGTGACGTATCTGCCTATATTCCAACCAACGTGATATCTATTACCGATGGACAGATTTACCTCGTTCCGGATCTTTTTTACTCTGGTCAGCGGCCCGCTATTGATGTCGGGATTTCGGTCTCCCGGGTCGGCGGAAACGCTCAGGTGAAGGCCATGCGGCAGGTCTCCGGATCGCTGAAGCTGGATCTGGCGCAGTACCGGGAACTGGAATCGTTCGCCCAGTTCGGTTCCGACCTGGATAAATCCACCCGGCAGCAGCTAAACCGTGGTGAACGTCTTTACGAAATTCTGAAGCAGAAACAGTATGCGCCGCTCCCTATGCCGAAGCAGGTGGTTATTATCTTCGCCGGGACGGAAGGCTACCTGGATCAGCTCTCCATGGAACAGGTTGGGGAGTTCGAGCCCGAATTTCTCCAATACATTGAGGCGCAGCACGCCGATATATTGGAACAGATCGAGGAGGAAAAAATTCTCTCCGATGATCTTAAATCCAAACTCGGCGGGATTGTGGAGAAATTTATAGAGACATTCAAAGTAGAAGAGGAAGCAGTGTAA
- a CDS encoding D-2-hydroxyacid dehydrogenase, producing MSIQVAIHTTRRYEKFKTIVRIIKEEIARPEEVEFRHTPTEEDVRKIADQIDILVCYTVPREAFEQADRLSWIHIGTAGIDHTSFPELLKSDVIVTNASGLHAEPASEFVMAQMLYFAKHIDEFRRFKESRQWNQWELAAKISLLDGKSIGIVGLGSIGKAIAKKARAFGMHVIATKYSVAPEDQYAFVDRLLSREQLPALLRESDFVVLTLPLTSETEGLIDQRAFYQMKSSTYLINISRGPIVDENALILSLKQNRIAGAALDVFREEPLPENSPLFGMDNVLLSPHISGNFPEYVEWASRDFGKNLNRFLSGKRLKNIVNKERGY from the coding sequence ATGAGTATCCAGGTTGCTATACACACCACACGGCGATATGAGAAATTCAAAACGATCGTCCGGATTATTAAGGAAGAGATTGCCCGGCCGGAAGAGGTGGAATTTCGCCACACTCCCACCGAGGAAGATGTGCGAAAAATTGCCGACCAGATTGATATTCTGGTCTGTTACACGGTTCCAAGAGAAGCGTTCGAGCAGGCCGACCGGTTGAGCTGGATCCATATCGGCACAGCGGGTATCGACCATACCTCCTTTCCAGAACTCCTTAAGAGCGACGTGATTGTCACGAACGCCAGCGGTCTCCACGCCGAACCGGCCAGCGAATTTGTTATGGCGCAGATGCTCTACTTCGCCAAACATATTGACGAGTTCCGCAGATTCAAGGAAAGCAGGCAATGGAATCAATGGGAACTTGCCGCAAAGATTTCGCTCCTCGATGGTAAATCGATTGGAATAGTTGGGCTCGGCTCCATCGGAAAGGCCATTGCAAAAAAAGCGCGGGCATTCGGAATGCATGTTATCGCAACCAAATATTCTGTCGCGCCCGAAGATCAGTATGCGTTTGTGGACAGGTTACTTTCCCGTGAACAGCTGCCGGCACTGCTCCGGGAATCGGACTTTGTCGTCCTGACGCTGCCACTGACTTCCGAGACAGAAGGCCTGATTGATCAACGGGCATTTTATCAGATGAAAAGTTCCACCTATCTCATCAATATATCGCGCGGCCCGATAGTTGATGAGAACGCGCTAATCCTCTCACTGAAACAAAACCGGATTGCCGGCGCTGCCCTGGATGTTTTCCGCGAAGAACCCCTTCCCGAAAACTCGCCTCTCTTTGGGATGGACAATGTGCTACTGAGTCCTCACATCTCTGGGAATTTCCCGGAATATGTAGAATGGGCATCCCGGGATTTCGGGAAAAACCTCAACCGTTTTCTCTCCGGAAAGCGTCTAAAGAATATTGTAAATAAAGAGCGTGGTTATTAG
- the atpF gene encoding F0F1 ATP synthase subunit B, with protein sequence MGLLDIDPGLIIWTLITFIILMILLRKVAWKPILAMIDEREATIRESLEEAEQARADAEATMQEYQQKLKEARQEARQIIDESKESAEKIRAEIVEEGEQQKQKMISEAREQIEAERERAVQDIKDSVAEIAISAASRIINQELSAESHRDIIDRSLQQFKASK encoded by the coding sequence ATGGGATTACTGGATATAGATCCCGGATTAATCATCTGGACGCTGATCACGTTTATAATTTTGATGATTCTGCTTCGGAAGGTGGCGTGGAAGCCGATCCTCGCAATGATCGACGAGCGCGAAGCGACGATCCGCGAGTCGCTGGAAGAAGCGGAACAGGCTCGTGCCGACGCGGAAGCCACAATGCAGGAGTATCAGCAGAAGCTGAAGGAAGCCCGGCAAGAGGCCCGGCAGATTATCGATGAAAGCAAAGAGTCCGCCGAAAAGATCAGGGCAGAGATCGTCGAGGAGGGCGAGCAACAAAAACAGAAGATGATCAGCGAAGCCCGGGAGCAGATCGAGGCGGAGCGGGAACGCGCCGTGCAGGATATCAAAGATTCGGTAGCTGAAATTGCGATTTCCGCCGCGTCCAGGATAATTAATCAGGAGCTGTCGGCCGAATCGCACCGCGACATTATCGATCGGTCGCTGCAACAGTTTAAGGCATCGAAGTAA
- the atpB gene encoding F0F1 ATP synthase subunit A, whose amino-acid sequence MLAEGAAKAAEQGAHGGGHEESTGEVLIHHVTDSDVWHFFKDIELHLPEIHLFGIDFSISLHVIMMWIAAVLVFLLFRRMAVSMQKQGSLVARGPFALLEMMVLFVRDEIAYATMGEKVGRRMTPLLLTFFFFILFCNLLGLVPFMSTATGNINVTAALALVTFLVIQAQGMKENGVLGYWKSLVPSGVPVFLVPIMIPVEFLGLFTKPFALCMRLFANMIAGHVVILSLIMLIFTFGSLFIAPISVGFALFIYLLEILVAFIQAYIFTMLSALFIGMAAHPEH is encoded by the coding sequence ATGCTGGCTGAAGGTGCGGCAAAAGCGGCAGAACAAGGAGCGCACGGCGGGGGGCATGAAGAATCCACCGGCGAAGTACTTATTCATCATGTGACTGATTCCGATGTCTGGCATTTTTTCAAAGACATTGAGCTCCACCTCCCAGAAATTCATCTATTTGGTATCGATTTTTCCATTTCCCTCCACGTCATAATGATGTGGATTGCAGCGGTACTGGTCTTTCTGCTGTTTCGCAGGATGGCGGTCTCCATGCAAAAGCAGGGTTCGCTGGTGGCGCGCGGGCCATTTGCGCTACTCGAAATGATGGTGCTATTCGTACGCGATGAAATTGCGTATGCAACCATGGGTGAGAAAGTCGGCAGACGGATGACGCCGTTACTTCTCACCTTTTTCTTTTTTATCTTGTTCTGTAATCTGCTGGGGCTGGTGCCGTTTATGTCGACAGCTACCGGAAATATCAATGTGACGGCAGCGCTGGCACTGGTGACCTTTCTCGTGATTCAGGCGCAGGGAATGAAGGAAAACGGCGTGCTCGGCTACTGGAAAAGTCTAGTGCCCAGCGGCGTGCCGGTCTTTCTCGTACCAATTATGATTCCGGTGGAATTCCTGGGACTTTTCACCAAACCGTTCGCGCTCTGTATGCGACTGTTCGCCAATATGATTGCCGGACACGTCGTCATCCTCTCACTGATCATGCTCATTTTCACGTTCGGCTCGCTGTTTATCGCGCCGATATCCGTGGGATTTGCGCTGTTTATTTATCTATTGGAAATCCTGGTGGCTTTTATCCAGGCATACATTTTTACTATGCTGTCCGCCCTGTTTATCGGGATGGCGGCACATCCGGAACATTAA
- the atpH gene encoding ATP synthase F1 subunit delta: MQHEPAAERYAEALFETALNHEVLDEVAQDLADFTEILESSDQLRLFLRSFRVTASDKVRVFREVFSGKMSDYALNTIALMLQNGRSEVIHDVRELYADLVKEHRNIVSVQTYTAVSMDEKIREQVKASLEQHLSKDVDMIEYVDESLQGGIRLRIKNTVYDGTVAHQLEKLRERLR; the protein is encoded by the coding sequence ATGCAGCACGAACCCGCTGCCGAACGATACGCCGAAGCGCTGTTCGAGACCGCCCTAAATCACGAGGTGCTCGACGAGGTGGCCCAGGATCTCGCAGACTTTACGGAGATCCTCGAATCATCAGATCAGCTGCGGCTCTTTCTGCGATCCTTTCGGGTAACCGCGTCTGACAAGGTGCGCGTCTTCCGGGAGGTCTTCTCTGGCAAGATGAGCGATTATGCGCTGAATACTATCGCGTTGATGCTTCAAAACGGCCGGAGTGAGGTGATTCACGATGTCCGTGAGTTGTATGCGGATCTGGTGAAAGAGCACAGAAATATCGTGTCCGTGCAGACGTATACGGCCGTGTCCATGGATGAGAAAATACGCGAGCAGGTGAAGGCATCTTTGGAACAACATCTGAGCAAAGATGTGGATATGATCGAGTATGTGGACGAATCCCTGCAGGGCGGCATCAGGCTGCGAATTAAAAATACGGTGTACGACGGAACGGTCGCCCACCAACTGGAAAAATTACGCGAACGATTGAGGTAG
- a CDS encoding AtpZ/AtpI family protein — translation MKNRQPQEHDNQTPLWETYRRMEPYLGLGFTFTVTILAFLFLGRWLDSKWGTSPWLLITGAALGLILGFVHMFSTLNQLNQQNSHNGDSNSD, via the coding sequence ATGAAAAATCGTCAGCCTCAGGAGCATGACAATCAGACTCCACTGTGGGAAACGTACCGCAGAATGGAGCCGTATCTGGGGTTGGGCTTCACATTTACCGTTACGATCCTGGCCTTTCTTTTTCTTGGCAGATGGCTCGACTCAAAGTGGGGCACCAGTCCCTGGCTGCTTATCACTGGTGCAGCGCTGGGGCTTATCCTCGGATTTGTTCATATGTTCAGTACCCTCAATCAGTTGAATCAGCAAAATTCTCACAACGGAGATTCAAACTCTGACTAA
- the secD gene encoding protein translocase subunit SecD — translation MLKRLTPRLIIIILAIAIAGILLYPTIQHEMLSPEERQELREQGKLAELESKIIRRGLDLQGGIHLVLEVDVPTLVNNIARNKSQLFEEVFQQAQSRLNEETTFLNEFLEVANQKELRLVRYFPDRGIQNEEIISSLQEEATDAVRRALEIIRNRVDQFGVSEPTIQKVGNRRIIVELAGIQDPARARELIQTTALLEFKLLKTPEVTNATIQKIDRVLRRRQGDVAEALGAQDTAETDTTIEEGGVAEDEAVSVDELFGGMEDETATDTSEDSTVVVDRQVFEEKPFTALLRNVQGQIGVPQKNRNAVNRILKMEAVQEVIPPDAEFLWSAGPEVLPTQAGGADEFHLLYLVNEEAGLTGGVVTDAQATLGGSGGQAAGQPVVYLDMNAQGSKTWSRLTGANIGRRVAIVLDDKVHMAPNIRSKISQGSTMIEGMANLEEAKDIAIVLRAGALPAPVDIIEERTVGPSLGSDSIQKGTTATLIGLLLVLVFMALYYKLSGFIADFALVLNLIFILAILAALGATLTLPGIAGLILTVGLSVDANVLIFDRIREELRKGKTVRAAIDSGYGNALRTIIDANVTTILAALVLMQFGTGPIKGFAVVLFWGIVSSMFTAIFVTRTIYQMFTENKTVKKLSI, via the coding sequence ATGTTAAAACGGTTAACACCGCGATTGATTATTATCATACTCGCTATTGCAATCGCCGGTATTCTTTTGTATCCCACCATCCAGCATGAAATGCTGAGCCCTGAGGAGAGACAGGAACTTCGGGAGCAGGGAAAACTGGCGGAGCTGGAATCTAAAATTATCCGTCGCGGATTAGACCTGCAGGGCGGAATACATCTGGTACTGGAAGTTGATGTCCCGACGCTGGTTAATAATATCGCCCGCAACAAAAGCCAACTGTTCGAAGAAGTATTTCAGCAGGCCCAGTCCCGGTTGAATGAGGAGACGACCTTTCTGAATGAATTTCTGGAGGTTGCGAATCAGAAGGAGCTGAGGCTGGTTCGTTATTTTCCGGATCGCGGTATTCAGAATGAGGAGATCATTAGTTCCCTTCAGGAAGAAGCAACGGATGCGGTCCGCAGGGCGCTGGAAATTATCCGGAACCGGGTTGATCAGTTTGGTGTCAGCGAGCCGACGATTCAGAAGGTCGGAAACCGCAGAATTATTGTGGAACTCGCCGGCATTCAGGATCCGGCCCGGGCACGGGAATTGATTCAGACGACCGCGTTACTGGAGTTCAAACTCCTCAAAACGCCGGAAGTCACGAACGCCACTATCCAAAAAATTGACCGGGTTTTACGACGGCGTCAGGGTGATGTAGCGGAAGCCCTCGGGGCACAAGACACAGCAGAAACGGATACTACCATTGAAGAAGGTGGTGTTGCGGAAGACGAAGCCGTCTCCGTCGATGAGCTCTTTGGCGGGATGGAAGATGAAACCGCGACTGATACCTCCGAAGATAGTACTGTGGTGGTCGACCGGCAGGTCTTTGAAGAAAAACCGTTTACTGCGTTGCTTCGGAATGTACAGGGACAGATCGGCGTTCCTCAGAAAAACCGGAATGCAGTGAATCGCATCCTGAAGATGGAAGCGGTGCAGGAAGTCATACCGCCGGATGCAGAATTTCTTTGGTCGGCCGGTCCGGAAGTCCTGCCGACGCAGGCTGGCGGTGCGGACGAATTTCATTTGCTTTATTTGGTCAATGAAGAGGCTGGACTCACGGGAGGTGTCGTTACTGATGCGCAGGCTACGCTGGGCGGTAGCGGCGGCCAGGCCGCAGGCCAGCCAGTAGTCTATCTGGATATGAATGCACAAGGCTCGAAAACCTGGAGTCGGCTGACCGGGGCTAACATCGGACGACGGGTCGCTATCGTTTTGGATGATAAGGTACATATGGCACCCAACATCCGGTCCAAGATTTCCCAGGGAAGCACGATGATCGAAGGTATGGCCAACCTGGAAGAGGCCAAAGATATCGCTATCGTGCTGCGGGCTGGTGCATTACCGGCGCCGGTGGATATCATTGAAGAACGAACCGTGGGGCCATCGCTGGGAAGCGACAGTATCCAGAAAGGTACGACGGCAACACTCATCGGCCTTCTGTTGGTTCTGGTATTCATGGCACTTTATTATAAACTCTCCGGCTTTATCGCGGACTTTGCGCTTGTCCTGAACCTGATATTTATCCTGGCCATCCTCGCGGCGCTCGGTGCAACCTTGACACTGCCGGGTATTGCCGGATTGATACTCACGGTTGGTTTATCGGTGGATGCCAACGTCCTGATCTTTGATCGAATTCGTGAAGAGTTGCGGAAGGGCAAAACCGTCCGGGCTGCCATCGACAGCGGTTATGGCAATGCGCTCCGGACCATTATCGATGCCAACGTCACCACCATTCTTGCGGCATTGGTACTGATGCAGTTCGGAACCGGTCCGATTAAGGGGTTTGCAGTGGTGCTCTTCTGGGGTATCGTGTCCAGTATGTTTACGGCAATTTTCGTGACAAGGACGATTTACCAGATGTTCACCGAGAACAAGACCGTGAAAAAATTAAGCATCTAA
- a CDS encoding M23 family metallopeptidase: protein MKPERYTVMLVPDTAGTSRSFSLKRETFHWILAGLFVLLVALGIALYYYLPRALNYDALEAKNETLMEERFQVMRILDDYNRIRNMDRYIRQMLGAEIAPEKVQGTDDVPAGLDSLQRTRVNRAIPSLPHSAIDLLENVPSLPPVDGYVTQDFYNNAVFYDDNHYGLDIIARQGEVVKAAASGLVVFSNWTYQYGNTIILDHGNGYYSIYGHNQRNIIREREWVERGEPIAFLGNTGISRGPHLHFEVWKDGQPRNPKDFIFIYEDNDVSVERQKLD from the coding sequence ATGAAGCCCGAACGTTATACGGTCATGCTCGTTCCGGATACCGCCGGAACCAGCCGCAGCTTTTCGCTGAAGCGAGAGACATTTCACTGGATTCTGGCTGGCCTGTTTGTCCTTTTGGTTGCTCTCGGTATCGCGCTCTATTATTATCTTCCCAGGGCGCTCAACTACGATGCCCTGGAGGCAAAAAATGAAACGCTTATGGAGGAGCGCTTCCAGGTGATGCGCATCCTGGATGATTACAACCGCATCAGAAATATGGACCGGTATATCCGGCAGATGCTCGGTGCGGAAATCGCACCGGAGAAGGTCCAAGGAACTGACGATGTCCCCGCCGGACTGGACTCTCTCCAGCGGACTCGGGTCAATCGTGCTATTCCATCGTTGCCGCACTCCGCCATTGATCTGCTGGAAAATGTCCCCTCACTCCCGCCGGTAGACGGCTACGTCACCCAGGATTTCTACAATAATGCTGTTTTTTATGACGATAACCATTATGGCCTCGATATCATTGCCCGGCAAGGAGAGGTAGTCAAGGCCGCGGCCTCCGGGCTGGTCGTATTCTCCAACTGGACGTATCAATACGGGAATACAATTATTCTGGATCACGGCAACGGATATTATTCCATCTATGGGCACAACCAACGGAATATTATCCGGGAGCGGGAATGGGTAGAACGGGGTGAGCCCATCGCCTTCCTTGGGAATACCGGGATCAGTCGGGGACCCCATCTGCATTTTGAGGTATGGAAGGATGGACAGCCACGGAATCCGAAAGATTTTATTTTTATTTACGAAGATAACGATGTTTCAGTTGAACGCCAGAAATTGGATTAA
- the atpE gene encoding ATP synthase F0 subunit C: MGDLGLGFLAAGLGAGLGIFGAGFGIGKLAAAAMEGTARQPEAANDIRTSMIIAAALIEGVAFFGEVVCIILALK; this comes from the coding sequence ATGGGTGATCTCGGATTAGGATTTCTCGCTGCGGGTTTAGGAGCGGGACTTGGAATTTTTGGCGCCGGTTTTGGTATTGGTAAACTGGCTGCTGCCGCCATGGAAGGTACCGCCCGACAGCCGGAAGCCGCCAATGATATCCGGACCAGCATGATCATTGCCGCCGCCCTGATTGAAGGTGTGGCATTCTTTGGCGAAGTGGTCTGTATTATTCTCGCACTCAAATAA
- a CDS encoding ParB/RepB/Spo0J family partition protein: protein MTSKRLGRGIGALIPEEADPAPGGIALIPTEKIRPNPDQPRKDFEESGMRELEQSIAQKGVVQPVTVRKVDDGFELIVGERRWRASRNIDLPKIPAYILDVESDAEMMEYALIENVQRRDLNPMELAHAYNALVEQHGLSQEEVAQRVGKSRSAITNFIRLLNLPSYLQQSVKNKEISAGHARTLLSIEDEATQEEVWEKILARDLSVREVEQAVRDLSTDGKKEAPEKSQSSSKPQKSPYLVEIEEDLQHRLGTRVSVKTKKEGGSIEIQYYSNDELERLLDLFEEIGL, encoded by the coding sequence ATGACGAGTAAACGACTCGGTCGCGGTATTGGCGCTTTGATCCCGGAAGAAGCGGATCCGGCGCCCGGCGGCATTGCCCTGATTCCCACGGAAAAAATTCGACCGAACCCGGATCAGCCCCGGAAGGATTTTGAGGAATCCGGGATGCGCGAGCTGGAGCAGTCCATCGCGCAGAAGGGTGTCGTACAGCCAGTTACGGTACGCAAGGTCGATGACGGGTTTGAACTCATCGTGGGCGAGCGTCGCTGGCGGGCTTCGCGAAACATCGATCTTCCCAAGATCCCTGCGTACATCCTTGATGTGGAATCCGACGCGGAGATGATGGAGTATGCCCTCATTGAGAACGTTCAGCGCCGGGACCTGAATCCGATGGAATTGGCGCACGCTTACAACGCGCTTGTAGAACAACACGGTCTCTCCCAGGAAGAAGTGGCACAGCGTGTCGGCAAAAGCCGCAGTGCAATCACAAATTTTATCCGCCTGCTCAACCTGCCATCGTATTTGCAGCAGAGTGTGAAGAATAAGGAGATTTCCGCAGGCCATGCCCGGACATTGCTTTCCATAGAAGACGAAGCCACACAGGAAGAGGTGTGGGAGAAAATCCTTGCCAGGGATCTCAGTGTCCGGGAAGTGGAACAGGCTGTCCGGGATTTAAGTACAGATGGGAAAAAAGAAGCACCCGAAAAATCGCAGTCTTCATCAAAGCCGCAGAAGTCACCCTATCTGGTGGAAATCGAAGAGGATCTTCAGCACCGGCTTGGTACCAGGGTGAGCGTGAAGACGAAAAAAGAAGGTGGCAGTATCGAAATTCAGTACTATTCCAATGATGAACTGGAGCGCCTCCTGGACCTGTTCGAAGAAATCGGACTCTGA
- a CDS encoding polymer-forming cytoskeletal protein codes for MATANESKIDTIIGNASEVHGDIKVDGSVLVAGRVEGNVSSRDFVRVVESAVITGNLTAKSAIIAGRVEGNVHCQTKVQLGKNASLLGDLRAERLVIEEGAVFTGKSEMPVTKAEEPSQLEIHEKSSASGA; via the coding sequence ATGGCAACAGCAAACGAATCAAAAATTGATACGATCATTGGGAATGCGAGCGAGGTGCACGGGGACATTAAGGTCGATGGCAGTGTGCTGGTTGCCGGTCGGGTGGAAGGGAATGTCTCTTCCAGGGATTTTGTTCGGGTGGTGGAATCAGCCGTAATCACCGGAAATCTGACCGCAAAAAGTGCCATTATCGCCGGCCGGGTCGAGGGCAATGTCCATTGCCAAACCAAAGTGCAACTGGGCAAGAATGCTTCCCTCCTGGGGGACCTCCGGGCAGAACGTCTGGTGATCGAAGAGGGCGCCGTATTCACAGGAAAAAGCGAAATGCCGGTGACGAAAGCCGAAGAGCCAAGCCAGTTGGAAATCCATGAAAAATCGTCAGCCTCAGGAGCATGA